In the Oncorhynchus keta strain PuntledgeMale-10-30-2019 chromosome 14, Oket_V2, whole genome shotgun sequence genome, one interval contains:
- the LOC118393275 gene encoding chemerin-like receptor 1 produces MLFGSCFLSQRNILNLFHKAKKTTEIMDASSNTSVYDDYDDSVVIPSQSPVIYEMYQMKAGFRYIYVLVYSANILLGLLLNSAVIFRTVKCRSKKKLSQQMLILGLAVTHLVFCLFAPLYLITAWNYFSWTFGKVVCKLGSYVMFMNMFSVSLMITFWNVCWSVPGCFEHRMSTNMVLLSWFLGAILSTPSLLSRAVQYTADGHVCIDDYGYTGSSQMSKEGRERMMAVLICRFIVGMLLPLGARCVSCCCMNSMGNNQLRPRVIRPVTIAHFLCWTPVISLSVLQVTMGTGSRLFTYALPPATALSVLNSCISPIICIWQEKKEQNLRGPPRVEDNRDEDEEMTSLTR; encoded by the exons ATGCTATTTGGAAGCTGCTTTCTTTCTCAACGTAATATTCTAAATCTTTTTCATAAG gctaaaaaaacaacagaaatcaTGGATGCCTCATCCAACACATCAGTCTATGATGACTACGATGATTCAGTGGTAATACCTTCCCAGTCCCCagtcatctatgagatgtatcAGATGAAGGCTGGCTTTAGATACATTTATGTGTTAGTGTACTCAGCCAACATTCTGCTGGGTCTGCTGCTCAACTCTGCTGTCATCTTCAGGACTGTAAAATGCAGGTCCAAGAAGAAACTGAGTCAACAGATGTTAATCCTTGGCTTGGCTGTCACCCACCTCGTCTTCTGCCTCTTCGCCCCACTTTACCTGATCACTGCCTGGAACTACTTCTCCTGGACATTTGGGAAGGTTGTCTGCAAGCTGGGGTCCTACGTGATGTTTATGAACATGTTTTCTGTCTCACTGATGATCACCTTCTGGAATGTGTGCTGGAGTGTCCCTGGATGCTTTGAACACCGCATGTCCACCAACATGGTCCTGCTGTCCTGGTTCCTTGGGGCCATACTGAGTACCCCCTCTCTACTGTCCAGGGCGGTTCAGTACACTGCCGATGGACATGTCTGCATTGACGACTATGGCTATACTGGAAGCTCCCAGATGTCtaaagagggaagggagagaatgATGGCAGTGTTGATCTGTCGCTTCATTGTCGGGATGCTGCTCCCTTTGGGTGCGAGATGTGTCAGCTGTTGCTGCATGAACAGCATGGGAAACAACCAGCTGAGGCCACGGGTTATTCGACCTGTGACTATTGCCCATTTCCTATGCTGGACTCCTGTCATTAGTCTCTCTGTGCTGCAAGTCACAATGGGGACAGGCAGCAGGTTGTTCACATACGCATTGCCCCCGGCCACTGCCCTGTCAGTCTTAAACAGCTGCATCTCTCCTATCATCTGCATATGGCAGGAGAAGAAGGAACAGAACCTGAGAGGACCCCCTCGGGTGGAGGACAACAGagatgaggatgaggagatgaCATCCCTGACACGCTAA
- the LOC118393273 gene encoding chemerin-like receptor 1, whose product MEDYTYEYDYSNYTYDNVTPLEDLDFKTHKTCFTEVSCASLLVVNVVIFLLGVCGNGVVIWIAGLKMKKTVNTTWYLSLAVSDFIFCACLPFNIINTVTKDWIFGLFMCKFTSFVMFLNMFCSIFLLVVISVDRCVSVMFPVWAQNHRTMGKASVVVVLAWVASVALSIPSIVFRDVKTHLGMRKCFNNYRDQHSHKMIAVSRFIGGFVLPFFIIIFCYSVIILRLRTNRMMSKSSKPFKVMTALIATFFICWLPYHVFVLLELNHQNYNLEVIRAGLMVGTTVAIANSFLNPMLYVFMGNDFLQKFKSSILSKMANAIGEEGHTTSRYLSRSSSMEGSRRTSTHI is encoded by the coding sequence ATGGAGGATTATACATATGAATATGATTATAGCAATTACACCTATGACAATGTTACTCCTCTCGAGGATTTAGATTTCAAAACTCACAAGACATGCTTCACAGAAGTTTCATGCGCCTCCCTCCTGGTGGTCAATGTAGTTATCTTCCTGCTGGGGGTTTGTGGGAATGGGGTGGTCATCTGGATCGCTGGTCTCAAGATGAAGAAGACAGTCAACACCACCTGGTACCTCAGCCTGGCCGTCTCCGACTTCATATTCTGTGCCTGTCTCCCCTTCAACATCATCAACACGGTGACAAAGGACTGGATCTTTGGGCTCTTCATGTGCAAGTTCACCTCTTTTGTGATGTTCCTCAACATGTTCTGCAGCATCTTCCTCCTGGTCGTCATCAGTGTTGACCGCTGTGTGTCAGTGATGTTTCCAGTGTGGGCTCAGAACCACCGCACCATGGGCAAGGCCTCTGTAGTGGTGGTTCTGGCCTGGGTTGCCTCTGTCGCCCTCAGCATCCCCTCCATAGTGTTCAGAGACGTCAAAACCCATTTAGGGATGAGAAAGTGTTTCAATAACTACAGAGACCAACACAGCCACAAGATGATCGCAGTGAGTCGGTTCATTGGTGGGTTTGTGCTGCCATTCTTTATCATCATCTTTTGTTACTCTGTCATCATCCTGCGACTGAGAACCAACCGAATGATGAGCAAGTCCTCCAAGCCCTTCAAAGTTATGACTGCCCTGATAGCCACATTCTTCATCTGCTGGCTGCCCTACCATGTCTTTGTACTACTTGAGCTGAACCACCAAAACTACAACCTGGAGGTTATAAGAGCTGGGCTTATGGTGGGCACTACTGTAGCCATAGCTAACAGTTTCCTCAACCCAATGCTGTATGTTTTCATGGGCAATGACTTCCTGCAGAAATTCAAGAGCTCCATACTGTCTAAGATGGCGAATGCCATCGGAGAGGAGGGCCACACCACCAGCCGCTACCTCTCCAGGTCCAGCTCCATGGAGGGCAGCCGCAGAACCTCCACACACATCTAA